Proteins encoded in a region of the Vallitalea longa genome:
- a CDS encoding AraC family transcriptional regulator yields MGIHEINKSEFNIEKELTIYHKGYQNCSKGSNFGPFIRDHYIIHFVIEGKGIFRTNDTIYNLHEKQAFLICPNVLTYYEADKKAPWNYYWIGFHGENVKGVLDACNLSYENPILSFDKNKIIEIIVKSIYNLENTRINFELRSKGLLYLLMDELTNISDKKIPTMNDNTSEVYVQNAISYIKRNYSEDIKIKDIANFLNLDRSYLTRIFKEVLCMTPQDYLIHFRIEKAKGLLRSTDLSVSAVGRSVGYPDPYYFSKIFKKMVNLTPKSYGRI; encoded by the coding sequence GTGGGGATACATGAAATAAATAAAAGTGAATTTAATATAGAAAAAGAATTGACAATATACCATAAAGGGTATCAGAATTGCTCAAAAGGAAGTAATTTTGGACCATTTATCAGGGACCATTACATAATTCATTTTGTAATAGAAGGTAAAGGAATATTCAGAACAAATGATACTATATATAACTTGCACGAGAAGCAGGCTTTTTTAATATGCCCAAATGTATTAACATATTATGAAGCTGATAAGAAAGCTCCATGGAATTATTATTGGATAGGTTTTCATGGAGAAAATGTGAAAGGTGTACTTGATGCCTGTAACTTATCTTATGAAAATCCTATACTATCATTCGATAAAAATAAAATCATAGAAATAATCGTAAAATCAATATACAATCTGGAAAATACCAGAATCAATTTTGAATTAAGGAGTAAAGGATTATTGTACTTACTAATGGATGAATTAACAAATATCAGCGATAAAAAAATCCCAACCATGAATGATAATACAAGTGAAGTCTATGTCCAGAATGCTATAAGCTATATCAAAAGAAATTATAGTGAAGATATTAAGATAAAAGACATAGCTAACTTTCTTAATCTCGATAGAAGCTATCTAACTAGAATTTTCAAAGAAGTATTATGTATGACACCTCAAGATTATCTTATACATTTTCGCATAGAGAAGGCAAAAGGTCTATTAAGATCAACAGATCTTTCAGTAAGCGCTGTAGGAAGATCGGTAGGTTATCCGGATCCATACTATTTCTCTAAGATATTCAAGAAAATGGTAAATCTAACACCTAAAAGTTATGGAAGAATCTAA
- a CDS encoding DNA topoisomerase III, whose translation MGKKLVLAEKPSVARDIAKVLKCSLKRDGYIEGENYIITWAVGHLITLAEPDDYDEKFKKWRYNQLPIIPENIQLKPYPNTEKQLKIIQKLLGRNDVESIICATDSGREGELIFRYIYDYIGCKKDFSRLWISSMTDVAINEGFSKLKDGHEYDNLYYSAKCRSEADWLVGINATRAYTTVNNVLLSIGRVQTPTLALIVNRNNEIDNFVPKDYVEVYAVFEDNFRAIWFNEKPSDTKIFDKQKAEQIVNKIVDKDGVVKEVNKKLKKMPPPLLYDLTELQRDGNKKYGYTAKKVLDIAQNLYEKRKLVTYPRTDSRYLSDDMKQKVKSTMKKINIPPYNKAIEPLLAKGQLKFNKRIINNSKVTDHHAIIPTDVVPRINNLSKDELNIYNLIVKRFISVFYDYYKYETTEIIFDIEGESFISSGKVIVDKGWKALYTATKDDKEQIMPKLKKGDIKKVVDTEKLNKQTTPPKPYTESSLLSAMENAGRFTDDEVLKEHLKESGFGTPATRAGIIERLIQVEYIKRKGKTLIPTKKGCQLIKIIPEELKSPETTGKWEKGLTSINKGNMESNRFMGSIKRFVVYLVNSASKSKGKVAFEQKPIPENKKVKLKGLGTCPVCKKGKILENSKAYYCSDWRNNCKYKIWKNTLERYGKKDITKECIEQLMKEGKIENFNVTLPQTGEKCIATLVINNNTGLELQNIKRISQE comes from the coding sequence ATGGGGAAGAAATTAGTACTGGCAGAGAAACCTTCAGTAGCGAGAGATATAGCTAAGGTTTTGAAATGCAGTTTGAAAAGAGATGGATATATAGAAGGAGAAAATTACATAATAACATGGGCTGTAGGTCATTTGATAACACTAGCAGAACCAGACGATTATGATGAGAAATTCAAGAAATGGAGATATAACCAGCTGCCCATAATTCCAGAAAACATTCAGCTAAAACCTTATCCGAATACAGAAAAACAATTAAAGATTATACAGAAACTATTAGGTAGAAACGATGTAGAATCTATAATATGTGCAACAGATAGTGGAAGAGAAGGAGAGCTGATTTTTAGATATATATATGACTATATTGGATGTAAAAAAGATTTCTCAAGGTTATGGATATCAAGTATGACGGATGTAGCCATTAATGAGGGATTCAGTAAATTAAAGGATGGTCACGAATACGATAATCTATATTACAGTGCCAAATGTCGTTCAGAAGCAGATTGGCTTGTTGGAATTAATGCTACCAGGGCTTATACGACAGTCAATAATGTATTACTTAGTATTGGACGAGTTCAGACGCCTACATTAGCTCTTATAGTCAATAGAAATAATGAGATAGATAATTTTGTACCAAAAGATTATGTAGAAGTATATGCGGTTTTTGAAGATAATTTTCGAGCAATATGGTTTAATGAAAAACCATCAGATACAAAAATATTCGATAAACAAAAAGCAGAACAGATAGTTAATAAAATAGTTGATAAAGATGGTGTAGTAAAAGAAGTAAATAAAAAATTAAAGAAAATGCCACCACCTTTATTATATGACTTGACAGAACTACAAAGGGATGGAAACAAAAAATACGGTTATACCGCTAAGAAAGTACTAGATATTGCTCAGAACTTATATGAAAAGAGAAAACTAGTTACATATCCAAGAACAGACAGCAGATATCTTAGTGATGATATGAAACAAAAAGTCAAGAGTACCATGAAAAAAATCAATATTCCACCTTATAATAAAGCTATTGAGCCACTACTTGCAAAAGGCCAATTGAAGTTCAATAAAAGGATTATCAATAATAGTAAAGTAACCGATCACCATGCTATTATCCCAACAGATGTGGTGCCAAGAATAAATAATCTTTCAAAAGATGAACTCAATATATATAATTTAATCGTTAAAAGGTTTATTTCTGTATTTTATGATTATTATAAGTATGAAACAACTGAAATAATATTTGATATAGAAGGTGAAAGCTTCATTTCTTCGGGTAAAGTAATTGTTGATAAAGGTTGGAAGGCACTATATACAGCTACTAAAGATGATAAAGAGCAGATAATGCCTAAGTTAAAAAAAGGTGATATCAAAAAGGTAGTGGACACAGAGAAATTGAATAAACAAACTACTCCACCAAAACCATATACAGAGAGTTCATTACTTAGTGCTATGGAAAATGCTGGTAGATTCACTGATGATGAAGTATTGAAAGAACACTTGAAAGAATCTGGTTTCGGAACACCTGCGACAAGAGCGGGGATAATAGAAAGACTCATACAAGTTGAATACATAAAGCGAAAAGGAAAGACATTAATTCCTACTAAAAAAGGATGTCAGCTCATTAAGATCATTCCAGAAGAATTAAAATCTCCAGAAACAACTGGAAAGTGGGAGAAAGGTTTGACTAGCATCAATAAAGGCAACATGGAATCTAATCGTTTTATGGGTAGTATTAAAAGATTCGTAGTGTATCTTGTTAATTCAGCTAGTAAAAGCAAAGGAAAGGTTGCATTTGAACAAAAGCCTATTCCAGAAAACAAGAAAGTCAAATTAAAAGGATTAGGGACATGTCCAGTATGTAAAAAGGGTAAAATACTGGAGAATAGTAAAGCTTATTATTGTAGCGATTGGAGAAATAATTGTAAATACAAAATATGGAAGAATACGTTAGAACGATATGGTAAAAAAGATATTACGAAAGAATGTATAGAGCAGTTAATGAAAGAAGGAAAGATTGAGAACTTTAATGTCACTCTTCCCCAGACTGGAGAGAAATGTATAGCTACTTTGGTGATTAATAATAATACAGGTCTGGAACTTCAAAATATAAAACGTATAAGTCAAGAGTAA
- a CDS encoding bifunctional homocysteine S-methyltransferase/methylenetetrahydrofolate reductase — protein MHLKDYLKNKILIADGAMGTYYSKKTNKNTTVSEFANINDKKIIEAIHNEYIDAGAKLIRTNTFSANTVSLKCNRNELREIITEGYNIAMNCTMDKDVFVGASIGPIPEKLDSEKESILDEYYFIIDTLISLGADIFIFETFSNINYIKILTEYILSKNQQAEIIAQFKVNSFGYSKDGISARRLIEEARKIKGLVAYGFNCGIGVRHLYKVIRLLDIENENIVAIPNAGYPDKIYERTVYRDNAKYFGEAIIDIKKLGVKVIGGCCGTTPDHIKEIVNSLDGDYEPSSISHRNAIKKTRNINAVPNRFYKKLQEDRFVVAVELDPPHNGNAQKIMECAHRLKAEGVDIITIADSPLSRPRADSIIMANKIAKEVGIDVMPHICCRDKNVIALKSVIMGAHIEKIRNLLLVTGDPIPSEERIETSSVFNVNSIKLMELVKELNVDYDKDDSIIYGGALNPNLTHVDKIIKRIKRKQEAGAKYLLTQPVYNEKAINNLKMIKENTDIKILGGIMPIVSYRNAQFLNNEIAGIEIPDDICNMFSKDMTREEAENVGVRVAVDMAMNIKDIVDGIYLMTPFNRVEMVSKIVKCIR, from the coding sequence ATGCATTTAAAAGACTATTTAAAAAACAAGATTCTAATTGCAGATGGTGCTATGGGTACCTATTATTCTAAGAAAACCAATAAAAATACAACAGTGTCTGAATTCGCTAATATTAATGATAAGAAAATTATTGAAGCTATTCATAATGAATATATTGATGCAGGAGCTAAATTAATTAGAACTAATACTTTTTCAGCTAATACTGTTAGTTTGAAGTGCAACAGGAATGAGTTAAGGGAAATTATTACAGAAGGTTATAATATTGCCATGAATTGTACTATGGATAAAGATGTATTTGTAGGAGCATCCATAGGTCCCATTCCTGAAAAATTAGATTCTGAAAAAGAAAGTATTCTAGATGAATATTATTTTATAATTGATACTTTAATTAGTCTAGGTGCGGATATATTTATTTTTGAAACTTTCTCAAATATTAATTACATCAAAATCTTAACAGAATATATATTATCCAAGAATCAACAGGCGGAAATTATAGCTCAGTTCAAAGTCAATTCTTTTGGATATTCCAAGGATGGAATAAGTGCCAGACGCTTAATTGAAGAAGCAAGAAAAATTAAAGGGCTTGTTGCTTATGGATTCAATTGTGGAATTGGTGTCAGACATCTGTACAAAGTCATAAGGCTATTAGACATAGAAAATGAAAATATCGTAGCTATACCTAACGCAGGTTATCCTGATAAGATATACGAAAGAACGGTTTATAGAGATAATGCGAAATATTTTGGAGAAGCTATTATCGATATAAAAAAATTAGGAGTCAAAGTTATTGGTGGATGTTGCGGAACGACACCAGATCATATAAAAGAAATTGTCAATTCATTAGATGGAGATTATGAACCTTCATCTATATCCCATAGGAATGCTATAAAGAAGACAAGAAATATAAATGCTGTACCTAACAGATTTTATAAGAAATTACAGGAGGATAGATTTGTTGTTGCAGTAGAATTAGACCCTCCTCATAATGGAAATGCTCAGAAAATCATGGAGTGTGCACATCGTTTGAAAGCAGAAGGAGTAGATATAATTACTATAGCAGATTCCCCACTTTCAAGACCTAGAGCAGATTCTATTATAATGGCTAATAAAATAGCGAAAGAGGTTGGTATTGATGTAATGCCACATATCTGCTGTAGAGATAAAAATGTTATAGCGTTAAAATCAGTTATCATGGGTGCACATATAGAAAAGATCAGAAACCTATTGTTAGTTACAGGTGATCCTATTCCAAGTGAAGAAAGAATTGAGACTTCTAGTGTTTTCAATGTCAATTCCATCAAGCTGATGGAATTAGTGAAAGAATTGAATGTTGATTATGACAAAGATGATTCAATCATATATGGAGGAGCACTTAATCCTAATTTGACTCATGTGGATAAAATTATCAAAAGGATAAAAAGAAAACAAGAAGCAGGAGCAAAATATTTATTGACACAGCCTGTATATAATGAAAAAGCAATCAATAATCTGAAAATGATAAAAGAAAATACTGATATAAAAATATTAGGTGGTATTATGCCTATTGTAAGTTACAGGAATGCACAGTTCCTTAATAATGAAATAGCGGGTATAGAGATTCCTGATGATATCTGCAATATGTTCAGTAAAGACATGACTAGGGAAGAAGCGGAGAATGTTGGTGTAAGAGTTGCCGTAGATATGGCGATGAATATAAAAGACATCGTAGATGGAATATATTTAATGACACCTTTTAATAGAGTGGAAATGGTTAGTAAAATAGTAAAATGTATAAGATGA
- a CDS encoding homocysteine S-methyltransferase family protein gives MTKKAFREYLKNNILILDGATGTELQKKGMPRGVCPEKWVIENKEVIMDIQRGYAEAGSKVVYACTFGCNSIKLSEFDLQDELEKMNKELVRISREAVGNDVWVAGDLSPTGAQIFPLSNYHFEDIVNAYKPQVKALVEAGVDLFVIETMMNVNEARAALIAIKETCDLPVMVSMTYEKNGYTLNGTDPVTALITLQNLGADAVGCNCSTGPDDMTNIVKAMKPYAKVPLIVKPNAGLPKYEKGETVFDMDEEEFSDYGTLLVEAGANIIGGCCGTTKAFISKLKNKVEDCEIKLWNEKQGSVLTSERKRVFIGEDNPTIIVGERINPTGKKKLQENLRNGNMDYVVSLAYEQIEKGATVLDVNVGMNGIDEVGIMRQAVEQLSTYVKVPLCIDSSTIEAIEAALRIYPGRALVNSISLEKHKIDRLLPIAKKYGAMFILLPLSDSGLPKDIDEKHNIINEIYSHAEKLGYQKEDIIVDGLVTTIASNGNAAESTLETIRWCSDDFGTGTIVGLSNISFGLPERKLINTAFLAMAIGKGLTMAIANPSDELLMNIKKASDVLAMRDKDSLTYIDSFGKQDKIKVKKEIGQTKSEMNNGNEIDVKQTIYEMVVNGEKETIVDYVKKSLDCGDIPQVIIKEYLIPAIAKVGELFEDKTYFLPQLIMSAEAMKVAMDYLDPLLEKGKDNNIEQKKKIVIATVKGDIHDIGKNLVALMLKNYGFDVIDLGKDVPKEVIVDKAKEVDADIIALSALMTTTMLEMENVIKLVKEENLRAKVIIGGAVITDEYAKEIGADGYSEDANMAVKLAKKLTRD, from the coding sequence ATGACAAAAAAAGCATTTAGAGAGTATCTGAAAAATAATATATTAATACTAGATGGAGCTACTGGTACAGAATTACAGAAAAAAGGTATGCCTAGAGGGGTATGCCCTGAAAAATGGGTTATAGAGAATAAAGAAGTCATTATGGATATTCAAAGAGGATATGCTGAAGCTGGTTCAAAAGTAGTGTATGCTTGTACTTTTGGCTGTAACTCAATAAAATTATCGGAATTTGATTTGCAAGATGAATTAGAGAAGATGAATAAAGAGTTAGTCAGAATATCGAGAGAGGCTGTTGGTAATGATGTATGGGTTGCAGGAGACTTAAGCCCAACAGGAGCACAGATATTTCCTCTAAGCAACTATCATTTTGAAGATATCGTCAATGCTTACAAACCTCAAGTGAAAGCTTTAGTAGAAGCAGGTGTGGACCTGTTCGTTATAGAAACTATGATGAATGTAAATGAGGCTAGGGCTGCACTAATAGCTATAAAAGAGACATGTGATTTACCAGTAATGGTCAGTATGACATATGAAAAAAACGGATATACACTCAATGGAACAGACCCAGTGACTGCATTAATTACATTACAGAATCTAGGAGCTGATGCAGTAGGTTGCAATTGTTCAACAGGACCTGACGATATGACCAACATTGTAAAAGCAATGAAGCCATATGCAAAAGTACCATTGATTGTCAAGCCTAATGCTGGATTGCCGAAATATGAAAAAGGCGAAACAGTTTTTGATATGGATGAAGAAGAATTTTCTGATTATGGAACATTATTAGTAGAAGCAGGAGCAAACATCATTGGAGGTTGTTGCGGTACAACTAAAGCATTTATAAGTAAGCTGAAAAACAAAGTAGAAGATTGTGAAATTAAGCTATGGAATGAAAAACAAGGAAGTGTACTTACTTCAGAACGTAAACGTGTTTTTATAGGTGAAGATAATCCTACTATCATTGTAGGTGAAAGAATTAATCCAACAGGCAAGAAGAAATTACAAGAAAATCTACGCAATGGAAATATGGATTATGTAGTTTCTTTAGCTTATGAACAGATTGAAAAAGGTGCTACTGTACTTGATGTGAATGTAGGGATGAATGGAATTGATGAAGTAGGTATAATGAGGCAAGCTGTAGAGCAATTATCAACTTATGTAAAAGTTCCTCTGTGCATCGATTCTTCTACTATAGAAGCTATAGAAGCAGCTTTAAGGATATATCCTGGTAGAGCTTTAGTGAATTCTATATCCCTTGAAAAGCATAAAATAGATAGATTACTACCTATTGCAAAAAAATATGGAGCCATGTTCATTCTATTACCACTTAGTGACAGCGGTCTACCAAAAGATATAGATGAGAAACATAATATAATAAACGAAATATATTCACATGCAGAAAAACTAGGTTATCAAAAGGAAGATATCATAGTTGATGGATTAGTTACTACGATAGCTTCTAATGGTAATGCAGCAGAATCAACTCTGGAAACCATAAGATGGTGTTCTGATGATTTCGGTACGGGAACTATTGTTGGATTATCCAATATTTCTTTTGGTTTACCAGAGAGAAAATTGATTAATACAGCTTTCTTGGCTATGGCTATTGGAAAAGGCTTGACAATGGCTATTGCTAATCCTTCTGATGAGTTATTGATGAATATAAAAAAAGCATCAGACGTATTAGCTATGAGGGATAAAGATAGCCTTACGTATATTGATTCATTTGGTAAGCAAGATAAAATTAAGGTAAAAAAAGAAATAGGTCAAACAAAATCTGAAATGAATAATGGTAATGAGATTGACGTTAAGCAAACCATATACGAAATGGTTGTGAATGGTGAAAAGGAGACAATAGTAGATTACGTCAAGAAATCTCTTGATTGTGGAGATATACCCCAGGTTATAATTAAAGAATACCTCATTCCTGCTATAGCAAAAGTAGGAGAATTGTTTGAAGACAAGACATATTTCTTACCTCAATTAATTATGAGTGCTGAAGCAATGAAGGTAGCAATGGATTATTTGGACCCATTACTAGAAAAGGGAAAAGACAATAATATAGAACAAAAGAAAAAGATAGTTATTGCTACGGTAAAAGGTGATATTCATGATATAGGTAAAAATTTAGTGGCATTGATGTTAAAAAACTATGGGTTCGATGTTATTGACTTAGGTAAAGATGTACCGAAAGAAGTAATTGTAGATAAAGCAAAAGAAGTGGATGCAGATATCATCGCTCTATCGGCTCTTATGACCACTACCATGTTAGAAATGGAAAATGTCATTAAACTGGTAAAGGAAGAGAATCTAAGAGCGAAAGTTATTATAGGCGGAGCAGTAATAACTGATGAATATGCGAAGGAAATAGGAGCAGATGGTTACAGTGAAGATGCCAATATGGCGGTAAAATTGGCTAAGAAATTAACTAGAGATTAA
- a CDS encoding sodium:solute symporter family protein, whose translation MKVKNSDDYLVAGRSAPLALIVGTLFATFWGGGTIIGATGAAYNEGVFGVIEDPFAAGLALIIIGIFFVKILRRLNIKSIGELYTMRFGKATGYLASSLMIPTYIIWTAVQLLAIGKILNILFDINFNIAFLIATAVVVLFTYMGGLVAVVWTDTIQMIIIFIGLITILVIGFRTSGGIDNVFANAPEGFWNFLPRGKGIVPWISYLAMWAGMALGNVPSPDIAQRAFMAKDENTAKKGMIMAGVLYWIIGFIPIIIALIAITMVNTGIIDHSLFQGDSELLIPYLAKELLNPVGLGFFVASLLAAILSSASTSLFATAVLFSNDIYQPLSANRRKYKKIKDEDKMILRITKIFVVVVGLLSAIVGLTSTDIYDLTIFAFTLQFGVLFFPFVLALKARWVNTYGVISGMLSGLMVNLIGCITQLSIIPEPWEFFTLVPALVNLTVTVIVSYCTRKKINNNGLLTDNNYEK comes from the coding sequence ATGAAAGTGAAGAATTCTGACGATTATTTAGTTGCAGGAAGAAGTGCACCTCTAGCGCTTATCGTAGGTACGTTATTCGCCACTTTTTGGGGCGGTGGTACTATTATCGGTGCTACAGGTGCGGCTTATAACGAAGGTGTTTTTGGAGTTATAGAAGATCCTTTTGCAGCTGGACTTGCTTTAATAATTATAGGAATATTTTTTGTTAAAATTTTAAGAAGACTGAATATTAAATCTATTGGAGAATTATATACAATGCGATTCGGAAAAGCTACAGGCTATCTAGCATCTTCTCTAATGATTCCCACCTATATCATATGGACAGCAGTACAATTACTAGCTATTGGTAAAATACTTAATATATTATTTGATATAAATTTCAATATAGCTTTTTTGATAGCGACAGCAGTTGTGGTTTTATTTACTTATATGGGAGGACTGGTAGCTGTAGTATGGACGGATACAATTCAAATGATAATCATTTTTATTGGTCTTATAACCATCTTAGTAATCGGTTTCAGAACTTCTGGAGGTATTGACAACGTGTTTGCGAATGCACCTGAAGGATTTTGGAATTTCTTACCAAGGGGTAAAGGCATAGTTCCTTGGATAAGTTATCTTGCAATGTGGGCAGGAATGGCATTAGGTAATGTTCCAAGTCCTGATATTGCACAGAGAGCTTTTATGGCAAAAGATGAGAATACTGCAAAAAAAGGTATGATAATGGCTGGAGTGTTATATTGGATAATTGGTTTTATACCTATTATCATTGCACTGATTGCTATTACTATGGTAAATACGGGAATTATTGATCATAGTCTTTTTCAGGGAGATAGCGAATTACTTATACCTTATTTGGCAAAAGAACTATTGAATCCTGTAGGATTAGGTTTTTTTGTTGCATCATTGTTAGCGGCTATTTTATCTAGTGCAAGTACGTCACTTTTTGCTACAGCTGTATTATTCTCTAATGACATATACCAGCCTTTATCTGCAAATAGAAGGAAATACAAAAAAATTAAAGATGAAGATAAAATGATTCTAAGGATAACTAAAATATTTGTAGTTGTCGTTGGGTTATTGTCAGCTATAGTTGGCTTAACCAGTACTGATATTTATGATTTGACGATATTTGCTTTTACTTTACAGTTTGGAGTTCTATTCTTTCCTTTTGTATTAGCCTTGAAAGCCAGATGGGTTAACACATATGGTGTTATTTCTGGAATGCTGAGTGGTTTAATGGTTAACCTCATCGGTTGTATAACACAATTATCTATAATACCTGAACCATGGGAATTCTTTACTCTTGTACCAGCTCTAGTAAATCTAACCGTTACAGTAATAGTTTCTTATTGTACTAGAAAAAAAATTAATAACAATGGATTATTAACAGATAATAATTATGAAAAGTAA
- the ptcA gene encoding putrescine carbamoyltransferase: MKQPSSSATNLNKTNLKHFLTTQDYTKKELEDILSLMGMLKEARKDNAIPQLFKGKSVAMIFEQPSTRTRVSFETAASLLGGHALFLSPKDIHLGAKESLEDTARVLARMVDVIMARVNLHETVATLAKYSSVPVINGLCDWLHPTQIMADLFTMMEHLPEGKKLSDLTVAFVGDATNVNSSLMFACTKFGMHYKHIGPEKFQAPQSWQDIANKNIKESGGKLTVTDDIEEVKGCDIIIADSFYWFGQEEEKEIRLKTFIPKYVITEELMEKAGKDAIFMHCLPANDQREVTREVMEGDRSVIFDEAENRLTAQMALLVYLTFRFNEEPTQEKIKCHDDKIRNFLKSI, translated from the coding sequence ATGAAACAACCATCATCAAGTGCAACTAATTTGAACAAGACAAACCTAAAACATTTTCTTACAACACAGGATTACACCAAAAAGGAACTTGAAGATATACTTTCACTAATGGGAATGTTAAAAGAAGCTAGAAAAGATAATGCAATACCACAATTGTTTAAAGGAAAATCAGTGGCTATGATTTTTGAACAACCTTCAACAAGGACAAGGGTTTCTTTTGAAACGGCGGCATCATTATTAGGAGGACATGCACTTTTCTTGTCACCAAAAGATATTCATCTTGGAGCGAAAGAAAGCTTAGAAGATACAGCTCGTGTTTTAGCTAGAATGGTAGATGTCATCATGGCAAGAGTCAATCTACATGAAACAGTAGCAACTCTAGCAAAATATTCTTCAGTACCAGTAATTAATGGACTCTGTGACTGGTTGCATCCAACTCAGATCATGGCGGACTTATTTACTATGATGGAACATTTACCAGAAGGTAAAAAGTTATCTGACTTGACAGTAGCTTTTGTTGGTGACGCTACTAATGTAAATTCATCACTTATGTTTGCTTGTACTAAATTCGGTATGCATTACAAACATATAGGTCCAGAGAAATTCCAAGCACCACAATCATGGCAAGATATAGCTAACAAAAATATTAAAGAATCAGGTGGCAAACTTACTGTAACTGATGATATAGAAGAGGTAAAAGGTTGTGATATTATCATTGCAGATAGCTTTTATTGGTTTGGTCAAGAAGAAGAAAAAGAAATTAGACTGAAAACATTTATTCCTAAATATGTGATAACAGAAGAATTGATGGAAAAAGCAGGAAAAGATGCTATATTCATGCATTGTCTACCAGCTAATGACCAAAGGGAAGTAACTAGAGAAGTAATGGAAGGCGATAGATCGGTAATTTTTGATGAAGCTGAAAATAGATTAACTGCTCAGATGGCTCTTTTAGTATATCTTACTTTCAGATTTAATGAAGAACCTACACAAGAAAAGATAAAATGTCATGACGATAAAATAAGAAATTTCTTAAAATCAATCTAA
- the aguA gene encoding agmatine deiminase produces MAKKIDSTPKKDGFRMPGEFEPHKGCWMVWPERTDNWRLGAKPAQKAYADVAEAIAKYEKVTMCVSERQYSSAREVLSDNIRVVEMSNDDAWMRDIGPTFVVNDEGVVRGIDWRFNAWGGLVDGLYFPWDKDDEVAGKVCEIEELDYYSLDDFILEGGSIHTDGDGTAIVTEICLLHESRNPHLSKEEITNVLKEYLGVEKVLWIPYGIYLDETNGHVDNIVHYCAPGVIVLAWTDDKEDPQYELSKAAYDRLVNEVDAKGRKLEIHKLHIPDEVLITKEESEGVDSVDGTLPREEGDRQAASYANFYIGNDSIILPLFGDKVHDDMAMETLQKVFPDRKIEGIYAREIILGGGNIHCITQQQPL; encoded by the coding sequence ATGGCTAAAAAGATAGATAGTACACCAAAAAAAGACGGATTCAGGATGCCAGGTGAATTTGAACCACATAAAGGATGTTGGATGGTTTGGCCAGAAAGAACTGATAACTGGAGACTAGGTGCGAAACCTGCTCAAAAAGCTTACGCTGATGTAGCTGAAGCTATTGCTAAGTATGAAAAGGTAACAATGTGTGTATCAGAGAGACAGTATAGCTCAGCTAGAGAAGTTCTTAGTGATAATATCAGAGTTGTCGAAATGTCTAATGACGATGCTTGGATGAGAGATATAGGACCGACTTTCGTTGTTAATGATGAAGGAGTTGTACGAGGGATAGATTGGCGATTTAATGCATGGGGAGGTCTGGTTGATGGATTATATTTCCCGTGGGATAAAGATGATGAAGTAGCTGGAAAAGTGTGTGAAATAGAAGAATTGGACTATTATAGCTTGGATGATTTCATATTAGAAGGTGGTTCAATCCATACAGATGGTGATGGAACAGCTATTGTTACTGAGATATGTTTGCTTCATGAGAGTAGAAATCCTCATCTGTCAAAAGAAGAAATAACTAATGTTCTAAAAGAATATCTAGGTGTAGAAAAAGTGTTATGGATTCCATATGGTATTTATCTTGATGAGACAAACGGGCATGTGGATAATATTGTTCACTATTGTGCACCTGGTGTTATTGTATTAGCTTGGACAGATGATAAAGAAGACCCTCAGTATGAATTATCAAAAGCAGCTTATGATCGTTTAGTTAATGAAGTAGATGCGAAAGGTAGAAAATTGGAGATTCATAAATTGCATATACCGGATGAAGTTTTGATTACGAAAGAAGAGAGTGAAGGTGTTGATAGTGTAGATGGTACATTACCAAGAGAAGAGGGAGATAGACAAGCTGCTTCATATGCTAATTTTTATATAGGTAATGACTCGATAATTTTACCTCTGTTTGGTGACAAGGTTCATGATGATATGGCAATGGAGACTTTACAGAAAGTGTTTCCTGATAGAAAAATAGAAGGAATATATGCAAGAGAAATAATATTAGGTGGAGGAAATATTCACTGTATTACGCAACAACAACCGTTATAA